A single genomic interval of Aegicerativicinus sediminis harbors:
- the yidD gene encoding membrane protein insertion efficiency factor YidD, producing the protein MKRILIAPFLLLIKFYQLFISPITPATCRYQPTCSNYTVEALKKHGLFKGGWLSIKRILSCNPWGGSGYDPVPDKL; encoded by the coding sequence ATGAAACGCATTTTAATTGCACCATTTTTGTTATTGATAAAGTTTTATCAATTATTTATTTCTCCAATAACACCTGCGACTTGCAGGTATCAACCTACCTGTTCTAATTATACCGTTGAGGCACTTAAGAAACATGGGCTTTTTAAAGGGGGTTGGCTGAGCATTAAAAGGATTTTAAGCTGCAATCCATGGGGAGGTAGCGGATACGATCCTGTGCCGGATAAACTTTGA
- the cysS gene encoding cysteine--tRNA ligase translates to MALYKDNQIKIYNSLSGEKEIFKPINDGSVGMYVCGPTVYSNVHLGNVRTFMSFDMVFRYLKHLGYKVRYVRNITDAGHLENDADVGEDRIAKKARLEQIEPMEVVQRYTVDFHNILNKFNFLPPSIEPTATGHIIEQIEIIKEILKKGLAYEVNGSVYFDVLKYNETKQYGILSKRNVEDLIHNTRALDGQTDKKNPQDFALWKKAEPQHIMRWPSPWSDGFPGWHLECTAMSTKYLGEEFDIHGGGMDLKFPHHECEIAQAEACNNHAPVHYWMHANMLIMNGKKMAKSTGNYILPNEIFTGENDNISKAFAPSVARFFMLQAHYRSVLDFTNNGLLASEKGFFRLMDAIESIDSLVPSGHSTIDISEWKQACYDAMNDDFNSPILIANLFEAVKYINQVKEGSETLTKEDIELLSNTFNIFVFDVLGFTKVNENTNESGPLDAAVDLLIQLRQQARLNKDFATSDKIRDELAKAGIQLQDGKEGTTFSIVPK, encoded by the coding sequence ATGGCTCTTTACAAAGACAACCAAATTAAAATTTACAATTCCCTTAGCGGAGAAAAGGAAATTTTCAAACCCATTAATGACGGATCCGTAGGCATGTATGTCTGTGGACCTACAGTTTATAGCAATGTGCATTTAGGTAACGTTAGAACCTTTATGTCTTTTGACATGGTATTTCGCTACCTGAAACATTTGGGTTACAAAGTTCGATATGTAAGAAATATCACAGACGCCGGACATTTAGAGAATGATGCAGATGTTGGCGAAGATAGGATTGCTAAAAAAGCGCGGCTAGAACAAATAGAACCTATGGAAGTGGTTCAGCGCTATACAGTTGATTTCCATAATATCCTTAATAAATTCAATTTTCTGCCTCCTAGTATTGAACCAACGGCCACAGGCCATATTATTGAGCAGATTGAAATAATAAAGGAAATTCTGAAAAAGGGATTGGCCTATGAGGTTAATGGCTCTGTTTATTTTGATGTATTAAAATATAATGAGACCAAACAATATGGTATTCTTAGTAAACGTAATGTAGAAGATCTTATCCATAACACTCGGGCCTTAGATGGGCAAACCGATAAGAAAAACCCTCAAGATTTTGCACTCTGGAAGAAAGCTGAACCCCAACACATTATGCGTTGGCCTTCACCATGGAGCGATGGTTTTCCTGGCTGGCATTTAGAATGTACTGCTATGAGCACTAAATATCTTGGGGAAGAATTCGATATCCACGGCGGTGGAATGGACCTAAAGTTTCCCCATCACGAGTGTGAAATTGCGCAAGCTGAGGCTTGTAACAATCACGCCCCTGTACATTATTGGATGCATGCTAACATGCTGATAATGAATGGTAAAAAAATGGCCAAATCTACAGGCAATTATATTTTACCAAATGAAATTTTTACAGGTGAAAACGATAATATTAGCAAGGCTTTTGCGCCAAGTGTAGCAAGATTTTTTATGCTTCAAGCTCATTATAGAAGTGTTTTAGATTTTACAAATAATGGTCTATTAGCAAGCGAAAAAGGATTTTTTAGGTTAATGGATGCAATAGAGAGTATTGATTCGCTAGTTCCGTCTGGCCATTCAACGATCGATATTTCTGAATGGAAGCAAGCGTGCTATGATGCCATGAATGATGACTTCAACTCTCCAATCTTAATTGCTAATTTGTTCGAGGCGGTTAAATATATTAACCAAGTTAAAGAGGGTAGTGAAACTCTAACCAAAGAAGATATTGAACTCTTAAGTAACACATTCAACATTTTTGTTTTTGATGTACTTGGATTTACAAAGGTTAATGAGAATACAAATGAAAGTGGACCTTTGGATGCAGCCGTGGATTTACTTATTCAATTGAGGCAACAAGCAAGACTTAACAAAGATTTTGCAACTTCCGATAAAATAAGGGACGAATTGGCTAAGGCTGGCATTCAATTACAGGACGGTAAAGAGGGCACCACATTTTCTATTGTTCCTAAATGA
- a CDS encoding OmpP1/FadL family transporter, with protein sequence MKKLFAFLAGIFFVTTVSSQEISDALRYSLDHVNGTARFSSMSGAFTALGGDLSAIGVNPASSAVFSSSYASVTLGNMDRNNETSFFNGRTSTSESRFDLQQGGGVLVFNNVSDSPWKKISVGFNYDQTGNYNDYWYASGNNTRSIDRFFLQNANGLRLDEISAFEDESLSEAYFEIGDAYGYRNQQAFLGYESYIIDPVLDTDDNTSYISSISPGIFEQDYFYSSQGYSGKFAVNFATQYQDVLYLGLNLNGHIINYENSTFLNEYNDNVGSFINEIEFENRLFTTGQGFSFQLGGIVKVTEQLRAGLSYTSPTWYTIQDETLQYLRTYSYDNDSAPWITINPQVSNLYPEYKLKTPANFTAGLAYVFGDSGLLSFDYGRKDYSKIEFRPDNDPYFQDQNAIISDRYKAASTYKFGGEYRIKGWSFRGGYRFEEGISTDNSFGDLNGYSLGLGYSFGNFKLDGAFLQSKRSVANQLYSIGLTDSALVDIKNTLLNFTIGFSI encoded by the coding sequence ATGAAAAAGTTATTTGCCTTCCTGGCAGGGATATTCTTTGTCACAACTGTAAGCTCCCAGGAAATAAGTGATGCACTTAGGTATTCTTTAGATCATGTTAATGGTACCGCTCGTTTTAGCTCAATGAGCGGAGCCTTTACAGCATTGGGTGGAGATTTAAGTGCAATTGGTGTCAATCCAGCTAGTTCTGCGGTTTTTTCTTCTAGTTATGCCTCGGTTACCTTGGGTAATATGGATAGAAACAATGAAACTTCCTTTTTTAATGGGAGGACCTCAACGTCTGAATCTAGATTTGATCTTCAACAAGGTGGTGGAGTATTAGTTTTTAATAATGTAAGTGATTCACCATGGAAGAAAATTTCTGTTGGCTTCAATTATGATCAAACTGGTAATTACAATGATTATTGGTATGCCTCAGGCAATAACACTAGGTCGATTGATCGCTTTTTTCTTCAAAATGCCAATGGTTTACGACTAGATGAAATCTCAGCATTTGAAGATGAATCTTTAAGTGAGGCATATTTTGAAATTGGTGATGCCTATGGATACCGTAATCAACAGGCTTTTTTGGGTTATGAATCATATATTATAGATCCTGTCTTAGATACTGACGACAATACTTCCTACATATCAAGTATTTCCCCTGGAATTTTTGAGCAAGACTATTTTTATTCGAGCCAAGGATATAGTGGAAAATTTGCAGTTAATTTTGCAACTCAATATCAAGATGTATTATATCTAGGTTTAAATTTGAACGGACACATTATTAACTATGAAAATTCAACATTTTTAAACGAATACAACGATAATGTTGGATCATTTATCAATGAAATTGAATTTGAAAATAGGCTTTTCACAACCGGGCAGGGATTTTCCTTCCAATTAGGGGGCATAGTTAAGGTAACTGAACAATTAAGAGCTGGGCTTTCATATACAAGTCCAACTTGGTATACAATACAAGATGAGACTCTTCAATATCTTAGAACCTATTCTTATGATAATGATTCCGCCCCATGGATTACAATAAATCCACAGGTATCAAATTTGTATCCTGAGTATAAACTAAAAACACCTGCTAATTTTACCGCTGGATTGGCTTATGTATTTGGAGATTCTGGTTTGCTGAGTTTTGATTATGGACGCAAGGATTATAGCAAAATAGAATTTAGACCAGATAACGACCCTTATTTTCAAGATCAAAATGCCATTATTTCGGATCGATACAAGGCAGCTTCTACTTACAAGTTTGGAGGAGAATATCGCATTAAAGGATGGAGTTTTAGAGGAGGTTACCGATTTGAAGAAGGCATTAGCACAGACAATTCTTTTGGCGATTTAAACGGTTACAGTCTCGGTTTGGGTTATAGTTTTGGTAACTTCAAACTCGACGGTGCTTTCTTACAGTCTAAAAGGAGTGTGGCAAATCAATTATACAGTATTGGCTTAACTGATTCGGCCCTAGTGGATATAAAGAATACGTTGTTAAACTTTACTATAGGTTTTTCAATTTAA
- the rpsT gene encoding 30S ribosomal protein S20 — protein MANHKSALKRIRSNQTKRLVNRYQHKTTRNAIKKLREMTDAKEANEMFPNVVSMIDKLAKKNVIHDNKAANLKSQLAKHVAAL, from the coding sequence ATGGCAAATCATAAGTCAGCATTAAAAAGAATTAGAAGTAATCAAACTAAGCGTTTGGTTAATAGATATCAACATAAAACTACTCGTAACGCAATAAAGAAATTACGAGAAATGACAGATGCTAAGGAAGCAAATGAAATGTTTCCAAATGTTGTATCTATGATTGATAAGTTAGCTAAGAAAAATGTTATCCATGATAACAAAGCAGCTAACCTTAAATCTCAATTAGCAAAACACGTTGCAGCTCTATAA
- the proS gene encoding proline--tRNA ligase: MAKNLTSRVEDYSKWYNELVVQAGLAENSAVRGCMVIKPYGYAIWENMQAQLDKMFKETGHQNAYFPLFVPKSLFEAEEKNAEGFAKECAVVTHYRLQNDPDNKGKLRVDPEAKLEEELVVRPTSEAIIWNTYKGWIQSYRDLPILINQWANVVRWEMRTRLFLRTAEFLWQEGHTAHATKEEAIKEAELMNDVYAEFAETYMAIPVIRGIKTESERFAGAVETYCIEALMQDGKALQAGTSHFLGQNFANAFDVKFTNKEGKLDYVWATSWGVSTRLMGALIMTHSDDNGLVIPPLLAPTQVVIVPIYRNEDQLNQISEKVNEILRSFKKLGIRAKFDNNDMLRPGAKFAQYELQGVPLRIAIGPKDMENGTVELARRDTLTKEFLSMDKLDEVVPDLLKQIQVNLYTMALEFRNNHTTEVDDFETFKDVLENKTGFISAHWDGTAETEQKIKELTKATIRCIPLNAEKEEGTCVYSGKPSARRVLFAKAY, translated from the coding sequence ATGGCAAAAAATCTCACAAGTAGAGTAGAAGATTATTCAAAATGGTATAACGAACTCGTTGTACAAGCGGGACTAGCTGAGAATTCTGCAGTTAGAGGATGTATGGTTATAAAACCATATGGATATGCAATTTGGGAAAATATGCAGGCACAATTAGACAAAATGTTTAAAGAAACAGGGCATCAAAACGCATATTTTCCATTATTTGTGCCTAAAAGTCTATTTGAGGCAGAGGAAAAAAATGCTGAAGGATTTGCTAAAGAATGTGCTGTAGTTACTCATTATCGACTTCAAAATGATCCTGATAATAAAGGAAAATTAAGAGTCGATCCGGAAGCAAAATTAGAAGAGGAATTAGTTGTTCGTCCAACAAGTGAAGCGATAATTTGGAATACCTATAAGGGTTGGATTCAGAGTTATAGAGATTTACCTATACTTATAAATCAATGGGCCAACGTAGTGCGCTGGGAGATGAGAACACGATTGTTTCTGAGGACAGCCGAATTTCTGTGGCAAGAAGGTCATACTGCGCATGCTACTAAGGAGGAGGCAATTAAAGAGGCAGAATTGATGAACGATGTATACGCCGAGTTTGCTGAAACCTATATGGCCATACCAGTAATCCGTGGTATTAAAACCGAAAGCGAACGTTTTGCCGGCGCTGTCGAAACCTATTGCATTGAAGCCTTAATGCAGGATGGGAAGGCTCTTCAGGCTGGGACCTCTCATTTCTTGGGACAAAATTTCGCGAATGCCTTCGATGTTAAATTCACCAATAAGGAAGGAAAGTTAGATTATGTTTGGGCAACTTCTTGGGGTGTATCAACCAGATTGATGGGAGCTCTTATCATGACGCATAGCGATGACAATGGCCTTGTTATCCCACCATTATTGGCTCCAACACAGGTTGTGATTGTCCCTATTTATAGAAATGAGGATCAATTAAACCAAATTTCTGAAAAAGTTAATGAAATTTTAAGGTCATTTAAAAAATTAGGCATCAGAGCAAAGTTTGATAATAATGATATGCTTAGGCCAGGTGCCAAATTTGCCCAATATGAATTGCAGGGAGTGCCCTTAAGGATTGCAATTGGTCCTAAGGATATGGAAAATGGTACGGTAGAGTTGGCCAGACGAGATACTCTTACAAAGGAATTTCTGAGTATGGATAAGTTGGATGAAGTAGTGCCTGATCTTTTGAAGCAAATTCAAGTTAATCTATATACTATGGCTCTGGAGTTCAGAAATAATCATACAACTGAAGTTGATGATTTTGAAACTTTTAAAGATGTTCTTGAAAATAAAACTGGTTTCATTTCTGCCCATTGGGATGGTACCGCAGAAACTGAACAGAAGATTAAAGAACTTACAAAAGCTACTATAAGATGTATTCCCCTTAATGCTGAAAAGGAGGAGGGAACCTGCGTTTATTCAGGGAAACCTTCGGCTAGAAGAGTACTTTTTGCAAAGGCATATTAA
- a CDS encoding winged helix-turn-helix domain-containing protein, with translation MSIINELNKAFDHRIRLGIMSILMVNEYADFNTLKELLDVTDGNLASHLKALEQEDYIKIEKQFIGRKPNTRYQASKSGKSAFEKHIEVLEKLLKGKI, from the coding sequence GTGAGTATCATAAATGAATTAAATAAAGCCTTCGATCACCGAATACGTTTGGGGATTATGTCTATACTAATGGTAAATGAATATGCCGATTTTAATACCCTAAAAGAACTTCTAGATGTCACTGATGGGAATTTGGCAAGCCATTTAAAGGCGTTGGAGCAAGAAGATTATATCAAAATTGAGAAACAATTTATAGGAAGAAAACCAAATACCCGCTACCAAGCTTCAAAAAGTGGCAAATCTGCCTTTGAAAAACATATCGAAGTTTTAGAAAAACTTTTAAAAGGAAAGATTTAA
- a CDS encoding T9SS type B sorting domain-containing protein: protein MMNFKTPQILTYLLASLWCISTFSQNEVLPNNITWGSQTRSCGDRLVDTGGSTGDYSNNESFLYTVCAEDEFLELNLEMVEFNLVAGDTLRLYTVQGAIYNPGGTLNLIGTYTGNSIDWSNLKLNPGQCLTLDFTSDSNGVSSGWVFNHFCTVPNSCQEITAQLDSTTPSPNADNIIRVCTGEDITLNGSGQFSDNGSGASYEWDLGDGRTLNGQSITYNYDTPGIYVVNLNIRDNNTSIFPDGCPSTNQINQIIQVGTIPDFTGTEASSIDICLGNTVEFTGVVTPTTSENVCTPPVSGVTYLPDPTEEQVNSGNLPKYSSCITVECFDDTQTLVNASDLVNICINMEHSYAGDIAMRLIAPNGNEVLLFNQGGNDTYIGNPIDNDDTQNPGTGLTYCFTVDATTLLENANTQSGGTNPPYRTFVPGDYRPIGSFDNLIGTTLNGDWCLEIVDNLYQDNGFIFEWSLAFDPSIVPEGFSFTPVIVSESWDPSPDIISQADGIATIQPSAEGTNCYTYRIVDDFGCEYTQEVCVNVTANPPPVVDAVLISTPFADNNIVEVRVTGPGNYEYSVDGGPFQDSNRFTGLTPGDHLFLARDIDGCGEGSAIVSILDFPRFFTPNGDGRNDTWNISGLRNQPNAIISIYDRYGKLLKQISPTGQGWNGTFNGYPLPSTDYWFTLEYTDSSNGQRKLFKSHFALRR, encoded by the coding sequence ATGATGAATTTTAAAACGCCTCAAATTCTTACTTATTTACTTGCTTCCCTTTGGTGTATTTCTACATTTTCTCAAAATGAAGTTCTTCCCAACAATATTACATGGGGTAGCCAGACAAGGTCGTGTGGGGATAGATTGGTGGATACAGGAGGGTCGACAGGAGATTACAGTAACAATGAGAGTTTTCTTTATACCGTTTGTGCTGAAGATGAATTTTTAGAATTGAACTTAGAAATGGTTGAATTCAATTTAGTTGCTGGAGATACTTTGAGGCTTTATACAGTTCAGGGAGCCATATATAACCCTGGAGGAACATTAAATCTTATAGGTACATACACGGGGAATTCTATTGATTGGTCCAATCTTAAATTGAATCCAGGTCAATGTCTTACATTAGATTTTACTTCAGATAGCAACGGAGTTTCTAGTGGATGGGTTTTTAATCATTTTTGCACTGTTCCCAATAGCTGTCAAGAAATTACTGCACAATTAGATTCTACTACACCATCACCAAACGCTGATAATATAATTAGGGTTTGTACTGGTGAAGATATTACTCTAAATGGGAGCGGACAGTTTAGTGATAATGGTTCAGGTGCATCATATGAATGGGATTTGGGGGACGGAAGGACATTAAATGGGCAAAGTATAACATATAACTACGATACCCCTGGAATTTATGTAGTCAATTTGAATATTAGAGATAACAACACTTCTATTTTTCCGGATGGTTGTCCAAGTACCAACCAGATCAATCAAATTATACAAGTGGGAACGATTCCTGATTTTACTGGAACAGAAGCTTCATCTATAGATATCTGTTTGGGAAATACAGTAGAGTTTACAGGAGTAGTTACCCCAACCACGAGTGAGAATGTTTGTACACCACCAGTCAGTGGCGTCACTTATTTACCTGATCCAACAGAAGAGCAAGTTAATTCTGGAAATTTACCAAAATATTCATCCTGTATTACCGTAGAATGTTTTGATGATACACAAACTCTTGTCAATGCAAGTGATTTGGTAAATATTTGTATCAATATGGAGCATTCGTATGCCGGTGATATTGCAATGAGATTGATTGCCCCTAATGGCAATGAAGTGTTGTTGTTTAATCAAGGAGGGAATGATACATATATAGGAAATCCTATTGATAATGATGACACACAAAATCCGGGTACTGGTCTGACTTATTGTTTCACAGTTGATGCCACTACATTGTTAGAGAATGCAAATACCCAATCAGGTGGTACCAATCCGCCATACAGGACTTTTGTTCCAGGAGATTACAGACCTATTGGATCATTCGATAATTTAATAGGCACAACGTTAAATGGTGATTGGTGTTTAGAAATTGTGGATAATCTTTATCAGGACAATGGTTTTATTTTTGAGTGGAGTTTGGCTTTTGACCCATCAATAGTACCAGAAGGGTTCTCCTTCACCCCTGTAATTGTTAGTGAAAGTTGGGATCCAAGTCCAGATATTATTTCGCAAGCCGATGGTATTGCTACAATTCAGCCTTCTGCCGAAGGAACTAATTGTTATACTTATAGGATAGTTGATGACTTTGGATGTGAATATACTCAGGAAGTTTGTGTTAATGTAACTGCCAACCCACCTCCGGTTGTGGATGCAGTTCTCATTTCTACACCTTTTGCCGACAATAACATTGTGGAAGTGCGTGTGACGGGGCCAGGTAATTATGAGTATAGTGTAGATGGTGGACCGTTTCAGGATTCAAATAGATTTACAGGATTAACTCCTGGAGACCATCTATTCTTAGCGAGAGATATTGACGGTTGTGGTGAGGGTAGTGCGATCGTATCCATACTTGATTTTCCCAGGTTTTTTACTCCGAACGGTGATGGAAGAAACGACACATGGAATATCTCAGGATTACGCAACCAACCGAATGCCATCATTTCAATTTATGATAGATATGGTAAATTGTTAAAACAAATTTCGCCGACTGGTCAGGGCTGGAACGGTACGTTTAACGGATATCCTTTGCCTTCAACTGATTACTGGTTTACACTCGAATATACAGATTCAAGCAATGGACAAAGAAAGTTGTTTAAATCACATTTCGCTTTAAGACGATAG
- the lgt gene encoding prolipoprotein diacylglyceryl transferase, producing the protein MHFIEIVWNPSKGIDLGFYTLHYYSLMWILAFVIGYYIMKKVYKHEGQPEESLESLFMYCVIGLMLGARLGHVIFYQPELFKDDFFSIFLPFRFKPEFEFTGFQGLASHGAAIAMIIAMWLYNKKVLKKTVLWILDRIVIPVAIGATSVRIGNFINSEIIGKPTGTDYGVVFSQLGETFPRHPAQLYEAICYIVVFIVLWYFYWKTNKSEQSGFLFGLFLVFLWTIRFFVEFFKEPQGDEYIDWFGLKTGQILSIPFILIGLYFMFIYKPKVKSA; encoded by the coding sequence ATGCATTTTATAGAAATTGTTTGGAATCCTTCCAAAGGGATTGATTTAGGGTTTTATACTTTACACTACTATAGTTTAATGTGGATTTTAGCCTTCGTTATAGGCTATTACATTATGAAAAAGGTCTATAAGCATGAAGGTCAACCAGAAGAGTCCTTGGAATCCCTATTTATGTATTGTGTAATAGGATTAATGCTTGGCGCAAGATTAGGACATGTTATCTTTTACCAACCAGAACTTTTCAAAGATGACTTTTTTAGTATTTTTCTACCATTTAGATTCAAACCAGAATTTGAGTTTACGGGATTTCAAGGATTAGCTAGTCATGGTGCTGCGATTGCAATGATAATTGCCATGTGGCTATATAATAAGAAAGTACTTAAAAAGACTGTACTTTGGATTTTAGACCGAATTGTTATCCCAGTTGCGATCGGCGCAACCTCTGTAAGAATAGGAAATTTTATAAATTCTGAAATCATCGGGAAACCAACCGGTACTGATTACGGTGTAGTGTTTTCCCAACTTGGTGAAACGTTTCCGCGACACCCCGCCCAATTATATGAAGCCATTTGCTATATAGTGGTATTTATCGTGCTTTGGTATTTTTATTGGAAGACTAACAAAAGTGAACAAAGCGGATTTTTATTCGGATTATTTTTAGTCTTTTTATGGACGATAAGGTTCTTTGTTGAATTCTTTAAAGAGCCACAGGGTGACGAATACATAGATTGGTTCGGATTAAAAACCGGTCAGATTTTAAGTATTCCGTTTATATTAATTGGCCTATATTTTATGTTTATCTATAAACCTAAAGTAAAGTCGGCCTAA
- a CDS encoding DUF192 domain-containing protein, with product MKKPYLFVLLLISVVAFNSCKEEPNNTPPSQVEIKFTKNGELSIFKQSSDSLLSKVDIEIADDEYKRETGLMYRKGMKNSQGMLFIFPDTQYRSFYMKNTEFPLDILYIGADKKIVSIVKNAKPEDETSLPSEAPAKYVLELNGGLSDILGVQINDRIEFSAN from the coding sequence ATGAAAAAACCCTATTTATTTGTCCTTCTGCTCATTTCGGTAGTTGCTTTCAATTCATGTAAAGAAGAACCGAACAACACACCACCTTCCCAGGTAGAAATTAAATTTACCAAGAATGGGGAATTATCTATTTTTAAACAAAGTTCAGATAGCCTTTTATCTAAAGTTGATATTGAAATTGCTGATGATGAATATAAGCGTGAAACTGGATTGATGTATCGAAAAGGAATGAAAAATTCTCAAGGGATGCTATTTATTTTTCCTGACACCCAATACCGCAGTTTCTACATGAAGAATACGGAATTCCCATTAGACATATTATATATTGGAGCTGATAAAAAAATTGTCAGCATTGTAAAAAATGCCAAGCCTGAAGATGAAACTTCATTGCCTTCTGAGGCTCCAGCAAAATATGTTTTAGAATTAAATGGCGGCCTTTCTGATATATTGGGAGTTCAAATAAATGACAGGATTGAGTTTTCAGCCAACTAA
- the folE gene encoding GTP cyclohydrolase I FolE — MKIENELEKFEAMGNDHVGTSFETPMRKDAFKLTKEEKIDIIKDDVRHIMETLGLDLTDDSLKGTPLRVAKMYVQELFGGLNPDIKPKASTFQNKYKYGEMLVEKNINVYSTCEHHLLPIVGKAHLAYISNGTVVGLSKMNRIVDYFARRPQVQERLTIQIVREMQKVLNTEDVACIIDAKHLCVNSRGIRDIDSSTVTAEFGGKFQEKEIRREFLDYIKLETPF, encoded by the coding sequence ATGAAAATCGAGAACGAATTAGAGAAATTTGAAGCAATGGGTAATGATCATGTCGGAACTTCCTTCGAAACTCCGATGAGAAAAGATGCCTTTAAGCTTACAAAAGAAGAAAAAATAGACATCATTAAAGATGATGTAAGGCATATAATGGAAACTTTGGGACTAGACCTTACGGACGATAGTCTCAAAGGAACACCTTTAAGAGTTGCCAAAATGTATGTACAAGAATTATTTGGAGGTTTAAATCCAGATATTAAACCGAAGGCCTCAACTTTTCAAAATAAATACAAGTACGGTGAAATGCTGGTAGAAAAAAACATCAATGTTTACTCTACTTGCGAACACCATTTGTTACCGATTGTTGGTAAGGCGCATTTGGCTTATATATCTAATGGTACTGTGGTTGGGCTTTCTAAAATGAATAGAATTGTTGATTATTTTGCCAGGCGGCCACAAGTACAAGAAAGGCTAACTATCCAAATAGTAAGAGAAATGCAAAAAGTATTGAATACAGAGGATGTTGCCTGTATAATTGATGCTAAGCACCTATGTGTTAATAGTAGGGGAATTAGGGATATTGACTCTAGTACCGTTACCGCTGAATTTGGTGGTAAATTTCAAGAAAAAGAAATTAGAAGAGAATTTTTAGATTACATAAAATTAGAAACCCCTTTTTAA